One genomic region from Candidatus Bathyarchaeia archaeon encodes:
- a CDS encoding adenylate kinase, which translates to MRIVLLGPPGSGKGTYATRLSKLFNVPHLSTGDLVREEVNLKTELGQKIRVYLERGELVPDETINGLVKQKLASKDAERGFILDGYPRTIAQAQFLNNLTQLDAVVYLEVPDETIVERLSTRIICEKCGAIYNEKYLKPKNPGTCDKCGGLLRKRKDDEPEVILERLKVYRKDTMPLIKYFQAKKLLKKISIRDTAPPPDKVVEMIAQKIGKPLT; encoded by the coding sequence ATGAGGATCGTTCTGTTAGGTCCTCCAGGATCTGGAAAGGGAACATACGCCACCAGGCTTTCCAAACTATTCAACGTACCCCATTTATCAACAGGCGATTTAGTCAGGGAGGAAGTAAACTTGAAAACGGAGCTGGGTCAAAAAATAAGGGTTTACCTCGAGAGAGGTGAGCTTGTTCCCGACGAAACCATAAACGGGCTGGTGAAACAGAAGTTGGCGTCAAAGGATGCTGAACGCGGCTTCATCCTCGACGGATACCCAAGAACCATAGCTCAAGCCCAATTCCTAAACAACCTCACCCAACTGGACGCCGTAGTCTACTTAGAGGTTCCGGATGAGACCATAGTCGAAAGGCTGTCCACAAGAATCATATGCGAGAAATGCGGGGCGATCTATAACGAAAAATACTTGAAGCCTAAAAACCCCGGCACCTGCGATAAATGCGGCGGGCTCCTCAGAAAAAGAAAGGACGATGAGCCTGAAGTTATTCTTGAAAGGTTAAAAGTCTACAGGAAGGATACTATGCCCTTGATAAAATACTTCCAAGCTAAAAAACTTCTCAAGAAAATCAGCATACGCGACACAGCCCCTCCACCAGACAAAGTCGTTGAGATGATCGCGCAGAAAATTGGGAAACCCCTTACCTAG